Proteins from a single region of Runella sp. SP2:
- a CDS encoding LytTR family DNA-binding domain-containing protein codes for MNVSTIAIDDEPAALAVIEEYTHLVPFLTLKQTFVSPKEALAFLKKERVDCVFLDIKMPDLLGTDFARILQGQTQVIFTTAYPEFAVQGFDVQALDYLLKPIEFTRFLQAANRVYAQQSQRVEGQSYIFVKEGYDWVRVSLGEIQYIQSDTNLLFIYERSRRVITRMTVTELLRILPPERFLRVHKSYIVAIEAILKIERHQLVLAKTTIPIGESYRESVERVLLG; via the coding sequence ATGAACGTTTCCACCATCGCCATCGACGACGAACCTGCGGCCTTGGCCGTTATCGAAGAATATACCCACCTTGTGCCATTTTTAACCCTAAAACAAACCTTTGTGAGTCCCAAGGAAGCCTTAGCTTTTTTGAAAAAAGAACGCGTCGATTGCGTGTTTTTGGACATCAAAATGCCCGATTTGCTCGGAACAGATTTCGCCCGTATTCTTCAAGGACAAACGCAGGTCATTTTTACCACCGCCTACCCCGAATTTGCCGTCCAAGGGTTTGACGTTCAAGCGTTGGATTATTTGCTGAAACCCATTGAGTTTACCCGTTTTTTACAAGCCGCCAATCGCGTCTATGCCCAGCAAAGCCAACGGGTGGAAGGACAGAGTTACATTTTTGTAAAAGAAGGCTACGATTGGGTGCGCGTGTCGCTGGGTGAAATTCAGTACATTCAATCAGACACCAATCTGTTGTTTATTTACGAACGCAGCCGCCGCGTCATTACGCGAATGACTGTCACCGAACTGCTTCGCATTTTGCCACCTGAGCGTTTTTTGCGCGTTCATAAGTCGTACATCGTCGCCATTGAGGCAATTCTCAAAATTGAACGACATCAATTGGTATTGGCCAAAACTACCATTCCTATTGGAGAATCTTATCGTGAGAGCGTGGAAAGGGTGTTGTTGGGGTAA
- a CDS encoding DUF2281 domain-containing protein, which translates to MTTEQLLLEEFNKLPTPLQEEVLDFIGYLSSKYQSKRSVPKRKAGSMKGLVTYMADDFNAPLEGIFNYHLNLKELS; encoded by the coding sequence ATGACGACCGAACAGTTACTATTGGAAGAATTTAACAAATTACCTACCCCGTTACAGGAGGAGGTTTTGGACTTTATTGGTTATTTATCTTCAAAATACCAGTCAAAGCGTTCTGTGCCAAAACGTAAAGCGGGAAGTATGAAAGGATTGGTCACGTATATGGCTGATGACTTCAATGCTCCTTTAGAAGGCATATTCAATTATCACCTAAATTTAAAAGAACTATCATAA
- a CDS encoding sensor histidine kinase has translation MHINKWRLFWIHYGVLLLLLLIWHFFTNNYLEIYHVKNVTIFIPWQSIAIQLFATKNAPFIKALLIVSISTYFYLFIFQDLVQKQFKRFAIKFCLFVGALLILQIILWAFYDWLLFNYTYEYEKEQAWIETQKENGNLFRPFSALLLDSFHILTQNRFVYGLLVLGVDDIIFYLLYTAFFTLIMYVWQSRKREEELERQQREVEIQSLKAQLNPHFLFNSLNTIYSSALTEKDTPTAQLVQQLSGILRHSVEEVRHEKTSLEKELAFIEKYLALQRARLPQHPHVSINTSIHWDQEPADIAPLLLIPFIENAFQYGISLDTPSFVTIRLTIEDKKLHLRVENSLLTVHGHQKGAGTGLPNAQKRLQLLYPHQYTLAFGPEKGTFLVDLTLQL, from the coding sequence ATGCACATCAATAAATGGCGATTGTTCTGGATTCATTATGGGGTTTTATTGCTCTTACTTTTAATATGGCATTTTTTTACAAATAACTACCTCGAAATTTATCATGTTAAAAACGTAACCATTTTTATACCATGGCAGAGTATTGCTATACAGCTATTTGCAACTAAAAATGCTCCATTCATTAAAGCATTATTGATTGTCTCAATATCAACCTACTTTTACTTATTTATTTTTCAGGATTTAGTCCAAAAACAGTTTAAACGTTTTGCCATTAAATTTTGCCTCTTTGTTGGAGCCCTACTAATACTACAAATTATTCTGTGGGCTTTTTACGATTGGCTTCTCTTCAATTACACCTACGAATATGAAAAAGAACAGGCTTGGATTGAAACCCAAAAGGAAAACGGAAACCTTTTCCGCCCTTTTTCAGCTCTTTTGCTTGATTCGTTTCATATCCTTACCCAAAACAGATTTGTCTATGGCTTGCTTGTTTTAGGAGTAGATGATATTATCTTCTATCTCCTCTACACCGCCTTTTTCACCCTCATCATGTACGTTTGGCAAAGTCGGAAGCGAGAGGAGGAGTTGGAGAGACAGCAACGCGAAGTAGAAATTCAGTCCTTGAAAGCGCAGTTAAACCCTCACTTTCTGTTCAATTCGCTCAATACCATCTACAGTTCGGCCCTCACCGAAAAAGACACGCCCACGGCGCAGTTGGTACAACAATTATCGGGGATTTTACGGCACAGCGTGGAAGAAGTTCGTCACGAAAAAACATCCTTAGAAAAGGAACTGGCATTTATTGAAAAATACCTCGCCCTCCAACGCGCCCGCTTGCCGCAACACCCCCACGTATCCATCAATACGTCAATTCATTGGGACCAAGAACCTGCCGATATTGCACCGTTGTTGTTGATTCCCTTCATTGAAAATGCCTTCCAATACGGCATTAGTTTGGACACGCCTAGCTTTGTCACTATTCGCTTGACGATTGAAGACAAAAAACTCCATCTGCGCGTCGAAAACAGCCTTTTGACAGTACATGGCCACCAAAAAGGGGCAGGAACGGGCTTGCCAAACGCCCAAAAACGACTACAATTGCTGTATCCTCACCAATATACCTTGGCATTTGGCCCCGAAAAAGGTACTTTTCTCGTAGATTTGACGCTTCAATTGTAA
- a CDS encoding alpha-2-macroglobulin, with the protein MRSFMKHFKVPRLAGEGFRVRLLALLTLFSTTFLSQCGKLNEIRVVGRNFEDEINLAQNLVFTFNKDIVPTSELNSWESTKFIEFIPAVAGKFKWTAPNELVFSPASGFEPATEYRAELSKELAKKTIDKRYDLSGDDVTFHTPYLQLTEAETYWTKSRETGKPLAKTKLYFNYDLSSGEIGGKLSAKSDEKKLSPSVIPTQNAPVVTVALGEAVADKNEQPLEVAVEKGVKVPNTTYTSTAPLTLSSTIPSATTLEVKDVKTGFENNRGMVRVITTQELKNEDLSTYYSIQPAVQTKAELTENGFVIRGDFNETDTYVLTLTDQVQGVLGARLEEPVSKDLFFGLMPASISFVNKKAIYLSSKGARNVGIQIVNVPKVQVKIAKIYENNILQYLRSNRYEEYGYLGGGEDNWGPTGNYNYDEDYNQVFSDVVVDKTVETDNLPKVKGVSALNLGIPDASNEFRGIYVVTVQSKDEQYNRAIKMVSLSDIGLIAKQGKDELWVFANSIKTAEPLGKLEVSLVSTNNQTVVKGKTDNDGVVKFEKLSEKAPNFKIAMVVAQTPRSEDNTVQDFNYLLLEDAQVETSRFEVEGKRDNASGFEAFVYGDRDIYRPGETVHFNTVVRQQNWKSVGEIPLKIKVILPNGKELKTFRVTTNGQGAVETSVALDKAAVTGGYSVEVYNANDVLLTSKKLSIEEFMPDRIKVDVKANQDHYRTGQTIQLNATALNLFGPPASGRNYEMEFSLKKKAFFAEKYKEYIFDIPNNSKYENTVRQGVTDDNGQAKEGFVLPATYQDVGVLEGKIYVTVFDETGRPVNRLKRFDVFTQDVFYGVRMPDSYVGLNAPVPIGLVAVDKDGRPKATATAQVDIVRMEYQTVVEKQNDQLRYASKKREKVVYSNVISFKNGLSEVRYVPTVSGEYEVRIRRAGGVAGYSVTHFYAYGWGGTSASSFEVSNEGEVLMEFDKPSYQVGDKAKVLFKTPFAGKLLVTVERNQVLEHHYLETDNKSAEFTFSLGDEHLPNAYVTATLIRPLDNSNLPLTVAHGFASVKVEEEDTKIPVEIVAVEKSRSKTKQKIKIKTARNAQVTVAVVDEGILQIKNFQTPDIHGFFYQKRALEVNSHDLYPFLFPELSLASTSSVGGDGYDLEKRINPLSNGRVNLVAYWSGQLETGLSGEAEFEVDIPQFSGDLRIMAVAYKDNAFGSNNKNMKVADPIVISTALPRFLSPTDEVIVPVNISNTEKTTANVTASIAISGKLSAVSQVTQRLSIAPEKEARTYFTIKAAEAMGNGSVVVTVNNGKEKFVEKTELTVRPAASLLKASQSGVIAGGSTATIDLRGNDFIPSTVTSRIVVSRSPMVQYAKALDYLLGYPHGCIEQTISKAFPQIYFGDLAKTIAPKTYLVKAGESDFNPTFNVQAAIQKVESMQLPNGAVSYWPASTEESAWGTAYATHFLLEAQRAGFEVNASALGRMLDYLTTKAGTAATEYDYVYNETGGYTQLTIASRTTMYSLYVLALGGKANRASMNYYKQNQQLLTLDTRYLLAAAYKQIGDERSYKALLPADYVPPVGARGLSGSFASPIRNLALTVNTLIETDPNNLQIPRLARRLSEAMASSSYLNTQEAAFSFLALGKLAKKNANSTATAKMTINGKGYQFDGKELIISTNSPLRGLGAASGKGSVYWFAQTEGISATGTYTEEDAGLRVRKQFFNRFGQPISTFRQNDLVVVKISLSSTDGSPVENVVVTDLLPASFEIENPRLTEPRDMPWIQAPTVPDHFDIRDDRISYYTTATSEPKTFYYMVRVITKGTFTLGPVSADAMYSGDFRSYSGGGKVKVD; encoded by the coding sequence ATGCGCTCCTTTATGAAGCACTTCAAAGTCCCTCGCCTAGCAGGAGAGGGATTTAGGGTGAGGTTACTCGCTCTACTTACGCTTTTTTCCACCACCTTCCTCTCCCAATGTGGAAAACTCAACGAAATTCGGGTGGTAGGTCGAAATTTTGAAGACGAAATCAACCTCGCCCAAAACTTGGTTTTTACGTTCAACAAAGACATTGTTCCCACGTCCGAACTCAACAGCTGGGAATCGACCAAATTTATTGAGTTTATTCCTGCCGTGGCGGGAAAATTTAAGTGGACAGCCCCCAACGAATTGGTGTTTTCGCCCGCGAGTGGGTTTGAACCTGCGACCGAATATCGCGCCGAATTGAGTAAGGAGTTGGCCAAGAAAACCATCGACAAACGCTATGACCTATCGGGCGACGATGTGACGTTTCATACGCCTTACCTCCAACTTACCGAAGCCGAAACCTACTGGACTAAGTCGCGCGAAACGGGAAAACCGTTGGCAAAAACCAAGTTATATTTTAATTATGACCTCAGTAGTGGCGAAATTGGTGGAAAACTCAGTGCCAAAAGCGACGAGAAAAAGCTAAGTCCTTCCGTCATTCCTACGCAAAACGCGCCTGTGGTGACGGTGGCTTTGGGGGAAGCCGTTGCTGATAAAAACGAACAACCGCTCGAAGTCGCCGTTGAAAAAGGGGTAAAAGTTCCCAACACAACCTACACAAGCACAGCGCCTTTGACCTTGTCAAGTACCATTCCATCGGCCACAACGCTTGAAGTGAAAGATGTAAAAACGGGCTTTGAAAATAACCGAGGCATGGTGCGGGTCATTACGACGCAAGAACTGAAAAACGAGGATTTGAGCACCTATTACAGCATTCAGCCTGCCGTACAGACCAAAGCCGAATTGACCGAAAATGGCTTCGTCATTCGGGGTGATTTTAACGAAACTGATACCTACGTGCTCACCCTCACCGACCAAGTGCAGGGGGTGCTGGGAGCGCGTTTGGAAGAACCCGTTAGCAAAGATTTGTTTTTTGGGTTGATGCCTGCCAGCATTTCGTTTGTCAACAAAAAAGCCATTTACCTCTCTTCCAAAGGCGCGCGAAATGTGGGCATCCAGATTGTGAACGTTCCGAAAGTACAGGTGAAAATTGCGAAGATTTACGAAAACAACATTTTGCAGTACCTCCGCAGCAACCGTTACGAAGAATACGGGTACTTAGGTGGGGGTGAGGATAATTGGGGGCCTACGGGAAATTACAACTACGACGAAGATTACAACCAAGTTTTCAGCGACGTCGTAGTGGACAAAACGGTAGAAACCGATAACCTGCCCAAAGTAAAGGGCGTTTCGGCCTTGAATTTGGGGATTCCCGACGCGAGCAATGAGTTTCGAGGAATTTATGTGGTGACGGTGCAGTCAAAAGACGAACAGTACAACCGCGCCATCAAAATGGTGTCGTTGTCGGACATTGGTCTCATTGCCAAACAAGGCAAAGATGAATTGTGGGTGTTTGCCAACTCGATTAAAACCGCCGAGCCGCTAGGTAAGTTGGAAGTCAGCTTGGTTTCGACCAATAACCAAACCGTCGTAAAAGGAAAAACTGACAATGACGGGGTGGTGAAATTTGAGAAGTTATCGGAAAAAGCGCCGAATTTTAAAATTGCGATGGTAGTGGCCCAAACGCCGCGTTCAGAGGATAACACGGTTCAGGACTTTAACTATTTGTTGTTGGAAGACGCCCAAGTCGAAACCTCCCGTTTTGAGGTAGAAGGCAAGCGCGATAATGCGTCGGGTTTTGAGGCGTTTGTGTATGGTGACCGCGACATCTATCGTCCAGGGGAAACGGTGCACTTTAATACGGTCGTTCGTCAACAAAATTGGAAAAGTGTGGGTGAAATCCCGTTGAAAATCAAAGTGATTTTGCCCAATGGAAAAGAATTGAAGACGTTTCGGGTAACGACTAACGGTCAAGGCGCCGTAGAAACCTCGGTAGCACTCGACAAAGCGGCCGTCACGGGCGGCTACAGCGTGGAGGTGTATAACGCCAACGATGTGTTGTTGACCTCCAAAAAACTGAGCATCGAGGAATTTATGCCCGACCGCATCAAGGTGGATGTCAAAGCGAACCAAGACCATTACCGTACGGGGCAAACCATTCAACTCAACGCAACAGCCCTCAATTTGTTTGGCCCACCCGCGTCGGGGAGAAACTACGAAATGGAGTTTTCGTTGAAGAAAAAAGCCTTTTTTGCCGAAAAATACAAGGAATACATTTTTGACATACCTAACAATAGCAAATACGAAAATACAGTACGCCAAGGAGTAACCGACGACAACGGGCAGGCCAAAGAGGGTTTTGTGCTTCCTGCTACGTACCAAGATGTGGGTGTGTTGGAAGGGAAAATTTACGTAACGGTTTTTGACGAAACAGGCCGCCCCGTCAATCGTCTCAAACGCTTTGATGTCTTTACCCAAGACGTCTTTTATGGCGTACGAATGCCCGATAGCTACGTTGGGCTCAACGCTCCCGTTCCGATTGGTTTGGTGGCGGTGGACAAAGACGGTCGCCCAAAAGCAACCGCGACGGCCCAAGTGGACATTGTGCGGATGGAGTATCAAACCGTCGTAGAAAAACAAAACGACCAGCTACGGTATGCGTCCAAAAAGCGGGAAAAAGTCGTGTATTCCAACGTGATTTCGTTCAAAAATGGCTTATCCGAAGTACGTTACGTACCCACAGTATCGGGAGAATACGAAGTTCGCATTCGCCGTGCAGGTGGGGTAGCGGGGTATTCTGTGACCCATTTTTATGCCTACGGCTGGGGAGGTACGTCGGCTTCGTCGTTTGAAGTAAGCAACGAAGGCGAGGTATTGATGGAGTTTGATAAGCCATCGTACCAAGTCGGGGATAAGGCAAAGGTGTTGTTCAAAACGCCGTTTGCGGGAAAATTATTGGTGACGGTGGAGCGCAATCAGGTATTGGAGCATCATTACTTAGAAACTGATAACAAATCGGCCGAATTTACCTTCTCATTAGGCGATGAGCATTTGCCCAATGCCTACGTCACGGCTACGTTGATTCGTCCGTTGGATAATTCAAACCTACCGCTGACGGTAGCGCACGGTTTTGCCTCGGTGAAAGTGGAAGAAGAAGACACCAAAATTCCCGTAGAAATTGTGGCAGTAGAGAAGTCGCGTTCAAAGACCAAACAGAAAATAAAAATCAAAACTGCGCGGAATGCCCAAGTAACGGTTGCGGTGGTGGACGAAGGGATTTTGCAAATCAAAAATTTTCAAACGCCAGATATTCACGGGTTTTTCTACCAAAAACGAGCCTTAGAAGTCAACAGTCACGACTTGTATCCGTTCCTTTTTCCCGAATTATCGTTGGCTTCCACAAGCAGCGTTGGGGGAGATGGCTACGATTTGGAAAAACGCATCAATCCTCTTTCTAATGGGCGGGTGAATTTGGTGGCGTATTGGTCGGGACAACTAGAAACTGGGCTCAGCGGAGAAGCCGAGTTTGAGGTGGACATCCCGCAGTTTTCGGGCGATTTGCGCATTATGGCGGTGGCGTACAAAGACAATGCGTTTGGGTCGAATAACAAAAATATGAAAGTAGCCGACCCTATTGTCATTAGTACGGCCCTACCGCGATTCTTGAGCCCAACCGATGAGGTAATTGTCCCCGTAAATATCAGCAACACCGAAAAAACAACGGCCAATGTCACGGCAAGTATCGCTATCAGTGGCAAGTTATCGGCGGTTAGTCAGGTAACTCAGCGCCTAAGCATTGCCCCCGAAAAAGAAGCCAGAACGTACTTTACCATCAAAGCGGCCGAGGCGATGGGAAATGGTTCGGTGGTTGTGACGGTGAATAATGGCAAAGAGAAATTTGTTGAAAAAACGGAGCTGACGGTACGTCCTGCCGCTTCGTTGCTCAAAGCGAGTCAGTCGGGAGTGATTGCGGGCGGTAGCACTGCTACCATCGATTTGCGAGGGAATGATTTTATCCCGTCAACCGTAACGAGCCGAATCGTAGTGAGCCGTTCGCCGATGGTACAATATGCCAAAGCCCTCGACTACCTGCTTGGCTATCCACATGGTTGCATCGAACAAACGATTTCGAAGGCATTTCCCCAGATTTATTTTGGAGATTTGGCCAAAACCATTGCTCCAAAAACCTACCTCGTCAAAGCAGGCGAGAGCGATTTTAACCCGACTTTCAACGTTCAAGCGGCCATTCAAAAGGTAGAAAGTATGCAGTTGCCCAACGGTGCGGTAAGTTACTGGCCTGCCAGTACCGAGGAATCGGCCTGGGGAACGGCCTATGCAACGCACTTTTTGTTGGAAGCCCAACGGGCTGGTTTTGAGGTGAATGCGTCGGCACTGGGGCGGATGTTAGATTACCTGACGACCAAAGCAGGAACAGCGGCTACGGAATATGACTACGTTTACAACGAAACAGGCGGCTATACGCAGTTGACGATTGCGAGCCGCACGACCATGTATTCACTGTACGTCTTGGCATTGGGTGGAAAAGCCAATCGGGCGTCGATGAACTATTACAAACAAAATCAACAGTTATTGACGCTCGACACGCGCTATTTATTGGCAGCGGCGTACAAGCAAATCGGTGACGAACGCAGTTATAAGGCCTTATTGCCCGCCGATTATGTGCCTCCAGTAGGGGCGAGAGGACTGAGCGGAAGTTTTGCTAGTCCGATTCGTAACTTGGCTTTGACGGTCAATACCCTCATTGAAACTGATCCGAATAACCTCCAAATTCCTCGACTTGCCCGACGCTTATCAGAAGCGATGGCGTCGAGTTCGTACCTCAACACCCAAGAAGCGGCATTCTCGTTTTTGGCGTTGGGTAAATTGGCCAAGAAAAACGCGAATTCGACGGCAACTGCTAAAATGACTATCAATGGCAAAGGGTATCAATTTGATGGAAAAGAGTTAATAATTTCAACAAATAGCCCACTTCGGGGGTTGGGGGCTGCCTCGGGCAAAGGTTCGGTCTATTGGTTTGCCCAAACGGAGGGCATCAGTGCGACAGGAACTTATACGGAAGAAGATGCAGGTTTGCGCGTCCGTAAACAATTCTTCAATCGCTTTGGACAACCAATCAGCACGTTCCGACAAAACGACTTGGTAGTGGTAAAGATTAGCCTCAGCAGCACCGACGGCTCGCCAGTTGAAAACGTGGTGGTGACGGATTTGCTCCCAGCGTCGTTTGAAATCGAAAACCCACGTTTGACCGAACCCCGCGATATGCCGTGGATTCAGGCACCTACCGTTCCCGACCACTTTGACATTCGCGACGACCGTATCAGTTATTATACTACCGCCACGTCCGAACCCAAAACGTTTTATTACATGGTTCGGGTCATTACCAAAGGCACATTCACACTTGGCCCCGTGAGTGCCGATGCCATGTACTCGGGCGATTTTAGAAGTTATTCGGGAGGAGGAAAGGTAAAAGTGGACTAA
- a CDS encoding DUF4365 domain-containing protein gives MITEEHIKEAISIKYVEILASYLGYDIASTDKDYGTDFSIVEVGYREEHGHIRKVNTGREIKIQAKSTTERGIHIENAGIKYDLESKTYNDLIQRRNLNKPLLLFVFILPEDKKYWVQVSENELVVKKCVYWYFPAEDETLTDNTGTKRIFIQKENLITIDSLSALFENFG, from the coding sequence ATGATTACTGAAGAGCATATTAAAGAAGCTATATCAATAAAGTATGTGGAAATCTTGGCAAGTTACTTAGGGTATGATATAGCTTCTACAGATAAAGACTACGGTACAGATTTTTCTATAGTTGAAGTAGGATATAGAGAAGAACATGGACACATACGAAAAGTTAATACTGGAAGAGAGATAAAAATTCAGGCTAAATCAACAACTGAACGGGGTATACATATTGAAAACGCTGGTATTAAATATGACTTAGAATCAAAAACATATAATGATTTGATTCAAAGAAGGAACTTGAATAAACCTTTACTATTGTTTGTTTTTATACTCCCTGAAGACAAAAAATATTGGGTGCAAGTATCAGAAAATGAGCTAGTTGTAAAGAAATGTGTATATTGGTACTTTCCTGCGGAAGACGAAACTCTTACGGATAACACAGGGACGAAACGGATTTTTATTCAAAAAGAAAACTTGATTACAATAGATTCGCTGAGTGCTTTATTTGAAAATTTTGGATAG
- a CDS encoding ABC-F family ATP-binding cassette domain-containing protein, protein MVTVSNVSLRYGKRVLFDEVNIKFNPGNCYGVIGANGAGKSTFLKILSGEIDPQTGSVAITPGQRMAVLKQNQFEFDEYQVLQTVMMGYKRLYEIMLEKDAIYAKEDFTEADGEKAADLEAEFAEMNGWEAEPEAASLLSGLGIKEDLHYAQMTDLDPSQKVRVLLAQTLFGNPDILLLDEPTNNLDVETVMWLENFLNNFKNIVIVVSHDRHFLDQVCTHVVDIDFSKVQLYGGNYTFWYESSQLALKQRADQNKKADEKRKELEEFIRRFSANVAKSKQATARQKMLEKLNVDEIQPSSRKYPYINFKPEREIGDQILAVEGLSKTAEDGTKLFENISFRVNREDKIAFIGRNTLAITALFEILHEQVKPDAGDFKWGVTITNAYFPKDSDHFFKTEDNLVDWLRQFSKEKDESFIRGFLGRMLFSGEESLKKASVLSGGEKVRCMLSKMMLSAANFLTLDDPTNHLDLESITALNNGLIDFKGAMLFYSHDHQFIQTVANRIIEITPNGILDKMMTYDEYITDERVKAQREALYGALV, encoded by the coding sequence ATGGTAACGGTTTCAAATGTGTCGTTGCGCTACGGTAAACGAGTGCTTTTCGACGAAGTAAATATTAAATTTAACCCAGGAAACTGCTACGGGGTAATTGGAGCCAACGGAGCAGGCAAGTCAACGTTCTTAAAAATTCTTTCAGGTGAAATCGACCCACAAACAGGAAGCGTAGCAATTACGCCAGGCCAACGGATGGCGGTTTTGAAGCAAAACCAGTTTGAGTTTGATGAGTACCAAGTCTTACAAACGGTAATGATGGGCTACAAGCGTTTGTACGAAATCATGCTCGAGAAAGACGCGATTTATGCCAAAGAAGACTTTACCGAAGCCGACGGTGAGAAAGCCGCTGACCTTGAAGCGGAGTTTGCCGAAATGAATGGTTGGGAAGCCGAACCCGAAGCGGCGTCGTTGTTGAGTGGTTTGGGAATTAAGGAAGACCTTCACTATGCCCAAATGACTGACCTCGACCCCAGCCAAAAAGTACGGGTGTTGTTGGCACAGACACTCTTCGGAAACCCCGATATTTTGCTCCTCGATGAGCCTACCAACAACTTGGACGTAGAAACGGTAATGTGGTTGGAAAACTTCTTGAACAACTTCAAAAACATCGTCATTGTTGTATCTCACGACCGTCACTTCCTTGACCAAGTGTGTACGCACGTGGTTGATATTGACTTTAGCAAAGTGCAGTTGTACGGTGGTAACTATACCTTCTGGTACGAATCAAGCCAGTTGGCGTTGAAACAACGTGCTGACCAAAACAAGAAAGCCGACGAAAAGCGTAAAGAATTGGAGGAATTTATCCGTCGCTTTAGTGCCAACGTTGCGAAGTCAAAACAAGCAACGGCGCGTCAGAAAATGTTGGAGAAACTCAACGTGGACGAAATTCAACCTTCGTCGCGTAAGTATCCGTACATCAACTTCAAGCCTGAGCGCGAGATTGGAGATCAAATATTGGCGGTAGAAGGCTTGTCGAAAACAGCCGAAGACGGGACGAAGTTGTTTGAAAATATTTCATTCCGTGTGAATCGCGAAGATAAAATTGCTTTTATCGGGCGTAATACCTTGGCAATCACGGCCTTGTTTGAAATTTTACACGAACAAGTAAAACCCGATGCGGGAGATTTCAAATGGGGAGTAACGATTACGAATGCTTATTTCCCGAAAGACAGCGACCATTTCTTCAAAACCGAAGATAACTTGGTGGATTGGCTACGTCAGTTCTCGAAAGAAAAAGACGAAAGCTTTATCCGTGGGTTTTTGGGACGGATGCTTTTCTCAGGCGAAGAGTCGCTCAAAAAAGCAAGTGTGTTGTCAGGAGGAGAAAAGGTGCGTTGCATGTTGTCGAAAATGATGCTTTCGGCGGCCAACTTCCTTACCTTAGACGACCCAACTAACCACTTGGATTTGGAATCGATTACGGCTTTGAACAACGGCTTGATTGATTTCAAAGGCGCGATGTTGTTTTACTCGCACGACCACCAGTTCATCCAAACGGTCGCCAACCGCATCATTGAAATCACGCCAAACGGCATTTTGGACAAGATGATGACCTACGACGAATACATCACCGACGAACGCGTAAAAGCCCAACGCGAAGCGTTGTATGGGGCGTTGGTTTAG